The Natronoarchaeum mannanilyticum genome includes the window AGATCCGAGAGATCGTCGAGGTTGACCTCGACGTCGAAGTGGCCGGCGTTGGCCAGCAGGACGCCGTCGCCCATCTGCTCGAAGTGCTCGCGCGTGATCACGTCGCGGTTGCCCGTCGTCGTGAGGAACACGTCGCCTTCCTTCGCGGCCTCGGCCATCGGCATCACCTCGTAGCCTTCCATGTGGGCTTCGAGCGCGCGCCGGGGCTCGACCTCGGTGACGATCACGTCGGCGTTCTGGCCCGAGGCCTTCTTCGCGACGCCGCGGCCGCAGTCGCCGTAACCCGCGACGACGATCGTCTTGCCGGCCCACGAGAGATTCGTCGTCATGGCGATGTTGGCCAGCGAGGACTCGCCGGTGCCGTGGACGTTGTCGAACAGCCGCTTCATCGGCGTGTCGTTGACCGCGAAGACGGGGTACTCCAGCGCGTCGTCGTCGTCCATCGCGCGCAGGCGGTGGACGCCGGTGGTCGTCTCCTCGCAGCCGCCGACGATCGTGTCGATCAGCTCGGGGTACTCCTGGTGGATTCGGAAGATGAGGTCGGCGCCGTCGTCGACGGTGACCGTGGGCTCGAACTCGATGACGGCGTCGATGGCGGCGTAGTACTCCTCGTCGTCGACGCCGCGCTTGGCGTAGCTGGTGATCCGCTCGTGCTCGTCGAGCGCGGCGCTGACGTCGTCGTGGGTCGAGAGGGGGTTGCAGCCGGTGACGGCCACGTCGGCGCCGCCCTCCGCGAGCAGCTCGACCAGGCAGGCCGTCTTGGCCTCGACGTGCATCGCCATCCCGACGCGCTCGCCGGCCAGGGGCTGCTCGTCGCGGAACTCCTCGCGGAGTTCGGCGAGGATCGGCATGTGCTGGCGCGCCCAGTCCATCTTGCGGTGCCCGTCCTCGCGAGCGGCCTCGACGTCGTCGAGGTGCTCGCTGATCGGGGAGTAGTCGCTCATGCGGAGAGAAAGGAGCAGGGCGCCCAAAACCCTACCGAAGGGCGGGCGCGGCGTCGAACCGTAGCGGCCGGAACGGCGTCGGGACGCAGTCGCCGGAACGCGGCGTCGGGGCGCGGTCGCCGGAATTCGTGGGCCCGCGTCGGAACTTGGCGTTTCGTCGTAGGATCCCCCGTTCGGAAGCCTGAGTTCCGATCGCTCGCAGTGTCGTGAGTAGCCAGTCCACTGGAGTCCCTACGGCACCGCCGACGCGAGCCTGACACGCCCGGCGGAGGCAACGGATCGGCGTCAGCCGATCGCTACCTCGGACGAACGAAAGAGCGGCCTCAGAACGTCTCGAGGTACTGGTCGTGCTCCCACTCGGAGACTTCGGCCTTGTACTCGTCGTACTCGGCCTGCTTGGCCTCGACGAACTTCTCGGCGACGTGCTCGCCGAGCGCGCTCGTGATGACCTCGTCGTCCTCGAGCTCGTCGATCGCGGCGCCGAGGTTCGGCGGCAGCGTCTCGATGCTGTACTCCTCGCGCTTCTCGGCGTCGAACTCGTAGATGTTCTCCCGAACCGGGTCGGGGCAGTCCAGCTCGCGCTTGACGCCGTCCAGACCGGCAGCGATCATGGCGGCGAGCGCGAGGTAGGGGTTGCACGACGGGTCGGGCGAGCGCAGCTCGACGCGGCTGGCCGCGGGGACGCGCGCGGCCGGCTTGCGGATCAGCGCCGAGCGGTTCACGTCCGACCAGGCGACGTAGACGGGCGCCTCGTAGCCCGGCACCAGGCGCTTGTAGCTGTTGACCGTCGGATTCGCGACCGCCGTGACGGCGGGCGCGTGGTCGAGGATGCCCGCGAGGAACTGCTTTGCGGTCTCGGAGAGGTTGAACTCGTCGTCGGCGTCGTGGAACGCGTTCTCGCCGTCCTCGGTGAACAGCGAGAGGTGCGTGTGCATCCCCGAGCCGTTGATGTGGGCGATCGGCTTGGGCATGAACGTCGCGTGGACGTCGTTGACTTCAGCCGTGGCGCGGACGACCGAGCGGAACGTCGCGATGTTGTCGGCCGTCGTCAGGCCGTCGTCGTACTTGAAGTCGATCTCGTGCTGGCCTTCCGCCACTTCGTGGTGGGAGGCCTCGACCTCGAAGTCCATGTCCTCGAGGTTGTAGATGATCTCCCGGCGCAGGTCGGAGGCGAGGTCCTTGGGCGCCAGATCGAAGTAGCCGCCGGCGTCGTGGGTCTCGGTGGTGGCGCGGCCGTCCTCGTCCTTGTCGAAGACGAAGAACTCCGGTTCGGGGCCGGCGTTGACCGTATAGCCCATCTCCTGGGCCTCCTCGAGGACGCTCTTGAGCACGTGACGCGGATCGCCGCTGAACGGCTCGCCGGTCTTCGTGTCGTAGACGTCACAGATCAGGCGGGCCGCCTTCCCGCTCTCGGTGTTCCGCCACGGGAGGACGGCGAACGTCGAGGGGTCGGGCACTAGACGCATGTCGGATTCCTGGATGCGGACGAACCCCTCGATCGAGGAGCCGTCGAAGTAGATCCCCTCGGTGAACGCCTTCTCGGCCTGGTCGGCCGTGACGGAGACGTTCTTCACAGTGCCGAGAATGTCGGTGAACTGCAGGCGGAGGAAGTCGACGTCCTCCTCTTCGATGCGAGCGAGTACGTCCCGTTCGTCGGACGTGAGGCTTTCGGATGCCATGTTGCTTCGGTCATTCCTTGCATAGATAGTACTAAAGCGACGGCGATCGGCGCAAATATTTGCACGAAGTTCCGAACAGCAGGACATTCATCCGATTACGTGCGCTCAAGCTCGGTCTTTTTTCCATTCGTTTCGTCGGATGTGGTTCGGTCTAACGATCGTCCAGCGGTCCGAATCTCGGTACCGAGTTCGAACGCGCAGTCGGGCCTACACGAACGGAACGAAAACGCGAACCGAACGGCGCGCCGGGTACGCACCTCGACGCGGGACGCTGTCGCGATGCTGCTGGTCGGTTCGTACGCGTCGAAAACCGCGGTCGCAAAAAAGTCGCCGTTTAGGCCGTCTCGTCGCTGTCCTCGTCGTCAGCGTCTTCGCCGTCAGCGTCTTCGTCGCCGTCGTCCGAATCGTCTTCCTCGCTATCGACCTCTTCGTCGACCTGCTCCGAATCGTCGTCCTGTTCGCTGTCCGCGTCGTCTTCGTCCGCGTCGTCACCGCCGGGGCCCCTGTCAGCGGGCGGGCCGCGCTGGGAGTCCTCGTCGGCGTCGCTACCGGGGCCCTTGTCCGCGGGCGGGCCCTGCTTGTCGTCGGACGGACCCTTGTCGCCGCCGGGCCCCTTGTCCGCGGGCGGACCCGGCTGCTTGTCGCCGCCGGGGCCGGCGTGTTCGGGCGGACCCTGGTTACCGGGACCCGCGTGGTCCGGGATCTTGTCAGCAGCCGGGTTGTTCTCGACCACGAAGGCCGCGACCTGCTGGCCCATCGGACCGCTGACGTTCTCCTGCTGGAGCGACGCGACGAACGAAGCGACCTCCAGACCGAAGTTATCGGCCGCGTCAGTGCCGAGCGTCGTCGACACCGAGACCGAGCGGTTATCGACCTCGCCGGTGACGGTCACCGCGACCGTCTCGTTCGGCGAGGGAAGGGCGACCGTCCCGTTCTCGTCGGTCGTGTACTCGCCCGCGCCCTCGTAGGACGCGTTCTCGTCGTCGACCGTCACCGAGACGGTGGCGTTGGCCGCCGCCTCGCCGTCGTCGGTCAGCTCGACCGACGGGGCGTTGGTGACCGAGATCGTGAGGTTGTCGCTGGACGCCGAAGCGGCCGCGCCGTCCTCGTCGTCGTCGGCGTCGTCGTCATCGGCATCCTCCTCGTCTTCCTCCTCTTCGTCTTCGGCGTCGTCGTCTTCGTCATCCAACTCCTCCTCGTCGCCGTCAGACTCGTTGTCAAGGTCGTCGTCGTCCGATTCGTTCAGGTCGCCGTCGCTCTCGTTGTCGTCCGCGTCCTCGAGGTCGTCGCTGTCTTCGTCGACGTCCTCTTGGACCGTCGCGGACGCGGCGGCCGCCGGGGCCGCCATCGACACGATCAGCATGATCGCGCCGAGCACCGCGAACAGTTGGGTTTTCCGACTCATCACGTCCCATCCATATCAGGAGCGAAGCATAAAGGGGGTCTCTCGTTCACCCCGTTCACCCAGCGACGAAACCGAAGCAGAAATCGTTGTAACGTTTAAAAACTCATCTCTTCGTTTATTTTCCAAATAGTTGCGTGGTGACGAATCACTCGTCACCCGCTCGCTCGACCAGCGCGTCGGCTCGCTCGGCGGCGGCGTCCCGGACCCGCGGCTCGTAGAGCGTCAGGACCTCGCGATCCCGCATCAGCACGTCGCCGTCGCAGATCGTGTGCCGGACGTCGCCGCCGTTCACGGCGTACGCGAGGTGGCTCACGAGATCGTGTTGCGGCGTCAGGCGGGGCGCGGCGAGGTCCACGACCGCGAGGTCGGCGTTCGCGCCGGGTTCGATCCGACCGGAGTCGATCCCCAGGGCCTGCGCGCTGCCGGCCGTCGCCAGTCCGACCGCGTCGGCCGCCGCGACCGCGCTCGCGTCGTCCGCGGCGAGCTTGCCCAGCATCGCCGCGTCGCGAATCTCGTCGAACATGTCCAGGTCGTTGTTCGATGCCGCGCCGTCGGTGCCCAGCCCGACCGTGACGCCGGCGTCGAGCATGCGCTGGACGGGCGCCATCCCCGAGGCCAGCTTCATGTTCGAGGCCGGGCAGTGGATCACGCCCGTCCCCGAGTCGGCGAGCAGGTCGATCTCCTCGTCGTCGACGTGGACGCCGTGGGCGAGGAAGTTCTCCGGGCTCAGCAGGCCGATGCCGTCGGCGTACGCGAGCGGGCGCTCGCCGTGCTCGTCGACGATCGGCTCGACCTCGCCTTCGGTCTCGTTGGCGTGGAAGTGCATCGGCAGGCCGGCCTCGCGGGCGCGCGGGACGAACTCTCGGAGGTACTCCTCGCCGACGGTCGTCAGGCTGTGAGGCTGAAAGGTAGTAGAAATTCGACCGTCGGCGGCGCCGTCGAGCTCCAGCGCGACGTCGAGACTCTCTTGCATGTCGGCCTCGGCGCCCTCCTCGTCCTTCCCGACGGTGATCGCGGTGTGGCCCAGCACGGCCCGGACGCCCGCCTCGTCGACGGCGTCGGCGATCTCGGAGACGTGGAAGTACATGTCCGAAAAGGCCGTCGTGCCGGACTTGATCATCTCGACGATGCCGAGTTCGGCGCCCGCGCGGACGTCCTCGGCCGTCAACTCGGCTTCGACCGGCCAGATGTCCTCCTGGAGCCAGGCGTCGAGCGGCTTGTCGTCGGCGTACCCCCGCAGTAGCGTCATCGCGACGTGGGTGTGACC containing:
- a CDS encoding adenosylhomocysteinase; this encodes MSDYSPISEHLDDVEAAREDGHRKMDWARQHMPILAELREEFRDEQPLAGERVGMAMHVEAKTACLVELLAEGGADVAVTGCNPLSTHDDVSAALDEHERITSYAKRGVDDEEYYAAIDAVIEFEPTVTVDDGADLIFRIHQEYPELIDTIVGGCEETTTGVHRLRAMDDDDALEYPVFAVNDTPMKRLFDNVHGTGESSLANIAMTTNLSWAGKTIVVAGYGDCGRGVAKKASGQNADVIVTEVEPRRALEAHMEGYEVMPMAEAAKEGDVFLTTTGNRDVITREHFEQMGDGVLLANAGHFDVEVNLDDLSDLAVDTYEARDGVQTYELEDGRRLNVLAEGRLVNLASPIALGHPVEVMDQSFGVQAAGVRELVENGEAYEAGVHDLPDDLDREIAEIKLAADGVEFDDLSDEQAEYMNSWQHGT
- the glnA gene encoding type I glutamate--ammonia ligase; this translates as MASESLTSDERDVLARIEEEDVDFLRLQFTDILGTVKNVSVTADQAEKAFTEGIYFDGSSIEGFVRIQESDMRLVPDPSTFAVLPWRNTESGKAARLICDVYDTKTGEPFSGDPRHVLKSVLEEAQEMGYTVNAGPEPEFFVFDKDEDGRATTETHDAGGYFDLAPKDLASDLRREIIYNLEDMDFEVEASHHEVAEGQHEIDFKYDDGLTTADNIATFRSVVRATAEVNDVHATFMPKPIAHINGSGMHTHLSLFTEDGENAFHDADDEFNLSETAKQFLAGILDHAPAVTAVANPTVNSYKRLVPGYEAPVYVAWSDVNRSALIRKPAARVPAASRVELRSPDPSCNPYLALAAMIAAGLDGVKRELDCPDPVRENIYEFDAEKREEYSIETLPPNLGAAIDELEDDEVITSALGEHVAEKFVEAKQAEYDEYKAEVSEWEHDQYLETF
- a CDS encoding amidohydrolase encodes the protein MTTLRIAGGQVLRPDMTVERADVLVDQDAGEILEVGVEAGVGDELLEADGGLVIPGLVNGHTHVAMTLLRGYADDKPLDAWLQEDIWPVEAELTAEDVRAGAELGIVEMIKSGTTAFSDMYFHVSEIADAVDEAGVRAVLGHTAITVGKDEEGAEADMQESLDVALELDGAADGRISTTFQPHSLTTVGEEYLREFVPRAREAGLPMHFHANETEGEVEPIVDEHGERPLAYADGIGLLSPENFLAHGVHVDDEEIDLLADSGTGVIHCPASNMKLASGMAPVQRMLDAGVTVGLGTDGAASNNDLDMFDEIRDAAMLGKLAADDASAVAAADAVGLATAGSAQALGIDSGRIEPGANADLAVVDLAAPRLTPQHDLVSHLAYAVNGGDVRHTICDGDVLMRDREVLTLYEPRVRDAAAERADALVERAGDE